Sequence from the Prunus persica cultivar Lovell chromosome G5, Prunus_persica_NCBIv2, whole genome shotgun sequence genome:
GGAATTTTgatttgaggaatttgatgtaTGAATTTGATGTAGGAATTGGATTGGAGAGGTATATGTATAAGATTTGAGGGTACGTGCTTAGGGATTTTGATAAGAGGATTAGAGGACTTTAGATTtgagggatttggatttggggaaaaatatgaggaatttgatttagggttttggatttgaatatgagaaatttgagataaggGTTTAGAGACAACCTAGGATCtattgctctgataccatgctaaaaatatgaatatggtttgaatactttaggttaataagttttattcttctccataatgAGATATTTATAAGAGTTTACATGAGtgctttacaaggaaatagataCAGTGATCAATTAGGATAGTATCTtctaattatacaatgatttatcaactatatggaataggaaagtaaatcccttaattaattaagaaaataaatctctttgattaattaagagactcacgtcaacagTCTTGACATCAACTCAGTTTTTATATTCTACCTTCTTTCTCCTAAGTACTTGGAGAATGGATTGGGAAGTGCAGTAAGCAATAGCCTGAACAGTGACCATTGGATTTACCCCTAAAGCCGTTGGGAAGACACTTGTGTCTGCTACAAAAAGTCCCTCCACCTCCCATGTCTCTCCCATCTGGTTCAACACAGACTGCTTCGAATCGACACCCATCCTGCAGCTCCCCATCTGATGTGCTGAACATATTGCGGAAGAAAGCTCTCTTAGTGGCCTTGAACTCTCCTCTTTCACAAACCTCTCAAACTCATCCAAATTCGACTTCTTCACATGTAAACCCTTCCCTTTAAAGTGATGGGTTCCAATGTCTTCAGCTCCGGCCGCGGCCAATATTCTCAGTGACTTCTCTAGTCCTATCTTCAGATTGTTTTCATCAAGAGCTTCCATTTCATAACTGATTGAGTATGGTGGTGCATTCACAGTTCCTGACCCTTTATCTCTTGCCAATGCAAATACATGGGCAGTCCTAGAGAACCTGCTCATTCTATGTTTTATGTCTTTGCCTGAAACCCAAGGCATCACAACCGAGAACATACCTGGGTGCAACGCCGGTGTTTGTATCACCGCTCCATATCCAGACTTGTTGAACTCTGCCACTACAGTAGACATTGCTGTCATTATCCCTCCTTCGtagctcttcttctctctctcaggcCTTCCATCAAACACTTGTGAGTCTGGAAAGTAGCCCCATGCCATTGCCACCGGATGCAAATGCAAGTTTTCCCCAATATTTACGTTCTTCAATCCGCTTCGCTTCAACAGTTTCGGAGTACAAAGAGCTCCGCAAGCAACAATAGTTACCTTAGACTCCACAAAACCTATTTCTTTACCCCCTCCATGCTCAAATTCGAAGGCCACCCCGGTAGCTGTGTTTCGatctcttcttcctttctttctcttgtgcAGCACTTTTATAGCCTCACATCCAGTCAAAATAGCACCATTACCAGAATTCACCAAATCCACAAGCCACGTCTCCGTGGTACCTCCCTTCCTTCCATCCTTGCAACCAAAACAACACCAACCACAATAATGATTCGGTGGCGAGTTTCGAGGAATATTATTCACAGGATACCCCAATTCTTGGCACCCTTTTCTTAAAATTGCATTATTAAACCCTTCTTCTTGTATTTGAGATTGAACTCCCATTTTTTCACAGACAACATCCAGAGCTTCTTGGTATAATTTACTGTCAAACAGCTCTAGCTCATGGTCATTGCACCATTCCTTGATTACGTGCTGTGGGGTTCGAATCGAAGCGGACCAGTTGATGGCGGAGCCTCCCCCAACAGTAGAGCCAGCAAGAACAAAAACTCCCATGTCATCAGTTGCAATTAAGCCACCTGATAGGTACATTTGGTCCATTGCGGGTCCTTCAAGGAGTGTAAGATTCTTCCTGGCATGATAGTTTCCTTTCTCTATAACAACCACTTTGTAACCCGCCGTTGCTAAAACACCTGCAACAACACCACCTCCTGACCCCGAACCGATCACTACTGCATCGCATCGGATGGTTAAAGAAGGATTCGACGAGCAGTTTACGGTTTTTTCAGAGTGAAGAACAGATGCTGGAATTCCAAATGTACTTAGAGCATCAACAACTAAATCCTTTGGTTTATCCAGATTGATAATGCCTCTGTTAAGTGGTCCAAACAGCTCTTCTTTGTGAGGGCATGcattttgttcttcattgttggGTCTTTGGCTTCCAATTGTTGTTGATGCTTTGAATTTCTTGGTTTTGGTGATGAACTCTGGATCAGGCCCGGTGTAGTCAATTGCTTTCCAGGATAGGTTCTCATTCTTCTCATTCACCTGTAAATGAGGGCATTGCTTAAATTATTATGTAACATTGTAACAATTGTTTGGTACAAGTACAAGATTGCGGAAGTTAATTGTTCCACCCTACCTACCCACCAAGGATCTCTTTTCAGGAACTAGAGTTACATATTAAAAAACTTTTGTAAATTTTGGTCATCAAATGATGTGGCTTAACATGAACAAATAATATACAAAGGATCCACTAGTAtagtggtttggagcaattgcTAGGTTCAAATCCTAGCATCTATGTAGTGTGTGAGAGTTTAGTATGCTATCGCCCCTCTAAaggtcttaaaaaaataaaaaataaaaatgaacaaataatattACACTGCCATATCATTTGAAATCCAAAACTTATGAGATTTGCTTTGACATTCCTAGCACTACTTAGTGAAGAAatccatttattttttcttttctgattcACAATAAAAATGTGACTTGAGACTATAAGAGGAGGGGGGGGGATCAGTTCGGTGAAACTTTCAAAAATccataaaatatattggaaaaCTAATTTGTGGAAAGGCTACAATTTGATGCTATGCGGGCAAAATAGTAAGAATAAAACAAATTACGAAACAAAAAAGATCAAGTACAGATATATGGAAATCGCCAAGTATAGTTAACCCCTCccctatttctttcttttaatttttaattttgtgtgttctttttatttcttaccatttaacccaaaaaaaaaacataaaactcACTCACATCACATTACTTACACATACTTAAAAATGCCAATTAGGCACACGTGTGGGTGCGTGTCAAGAGGcttcaaaaatattttaaaatgataATTGGCATATTTGTGAGCGCATGTTAAATTGGGTATTTTTGTTCAAAGTACATCTTTAATGAAAGTAGTATCAACTTGTAAATGTACAGACTGACGGAGCTACCATGTGGGCTCCGGTGGGGTGTACCCGAAGGATTCtttttgggggaaaaaaatcaaacctatATAGTCCAATATcttaaactaaaactaaataGAATTACACAATTTCATACATTGCCAACAACAATATACAGTCACATGTCTCCAAGTTTAATCTTTTTCATTGATTTGTCTCCAAAAAAGAATCATTTTTCTAAATGAAATTCACCGTTTATTGCATAATACGACCCtaattccaatttttttttccttgtgtttACAATTAGCGtggtttttatgatttaatgtatacttttatttatagaaaaactttagaaattgtaagtacccacaaaaaaaaaaaaaaaaacaaacaaaaaaaacccttaaATTTTAAGCTAATAGTTTTAGCTACCCCATCTCACAAATTCCTGATTTTGCCCTTGAACGTACACCTCGGCTAAAGAAATATGATGAACAAGTGTTCTTATGTCACAAGATCCTCCTACGACAAAAAGTTGGTGTCTGGTTTATTTGAATGCTACTCTTAGTTGTTGATATTACTCGCACATTTAATATCGAATAATGATTCTTCTCACGACTTATCAATAGTTAGACGTGTATACACACAACCATCTAGTAATAGTCTTTAATATTAATGTAAACCCTATTAGCATAAGTTTGGATCACTCTGATTTTTCATGTGACTTTTACACCAATCATATGTCGTATGCTAATTAACTTGTACTAATTTCATTCACTTGTTAAATAGGGTTGGTAACTTGGTACGGTTTTTgggttatttcttttttgtgctaAATGAAATAGGGTTGGTATGGTTAAAAAGTGGCGAAGTCAGAATTTTATGTGTGAGGGAGCCtcttacaaaatatttatataaaaaaattcgaacTCACAATACATCCCAAGAGTAACCGAAAAGGCCAAAACATCATACATTATGTTTATACATATGTGATGAAATCtttacactttttttcttttggtaatcTACAACTTAGTTCAAAGATCCATTGAACTCAATAGagaataattcaaagtttccCAAACCCTAACAAACCATAGACaaagagaaaacaataaaaaataaaaaataaaaaaaagaagagaaaaattaaCAATCTTAATTAAGTGAGTCAACCCAATTGAAACTTGATAATTTGGCAAaaagtaataattaaaactcaataatatattatatggaAAATAAGAGAATAAATAGTCACAAGTCTAGATAAATGGGGTGAAAATGACTCTTAGATTTGAAGAACTTGTGTTAAATTTTTAGAAAATTGatcaaaaacattaaaaaagatttaaaCTTGAAGAGAAAACcttaaaaattattagaagTATCATAAAagatattaatatataatattttttatatataaaatgagGGGAGGCCCTGGACCACACTGGTCCCTTAGTGACTCCACCCTGATTAAAAGTAGGTTGTTAATTGTAATATTAACAAAAAGGCAGGGTGGATCATCAAACATTTTATGGCTTTTCCCCAACCATTTgttgtaaaaagaaaataccgATTTAAAGGTagtttattgttttttcttaacaCATAAAATAGTCAACATAAAAGTAGATTACTTGGCTAAGATGGGGTATGATTTGGAGTTTGGCACCAAATCAACATGTACTTTGGCAGTTTCGCCTACCATATATACACAATAATTTCTTGTGAACCTGAAAGAGTTATTTCTATCCTCGAAAGTGAATAGTTTGGTCTtcctaaaacaaaacaaacgaAATTACATgatgatatatataattaaagcaTCATATCTAAAGCAAATTTCTGTTTGGGTGAACAAAAGACGTGAATTCTGCtagttggttaagaaagtGTACCGACttatttgcatttgagttcGATCCCCTCCCCGTGTATTAGAGTAGATAAGGAGACAAGGAgacaaggaaaataaaaagatatcaATATTATAGGAATATTTGACGGTACCTGAGTGAAGAAGACAAGGAGAGTGAGAAGCTTCATGCTCTTGAACAACATCCTAAGGAGATAAAAGTAACTAAGAGACCATGACAATAATATTTCTTCCCGTTTCTGCTGAGACATCTGAGGAAAGCTCTGAAAGTAGGGAAATTGGCTTGAAAGGCTGGCTCTTCCACACAATATGAAGCTCCCTATCCATGTGGACAAAAACCACAACGCCAATCGCATCAACCATAGCTTTGGGTGCTTCATTCTCTCACTTATCAGTCCTCCTACCTGCACATGCATGCATATTTATAGTGAGAAATGAAactcatcaaattcaaaaagtaGATTGAGCAACATCTTaacaataacaacaaaaacaacagaatgtatatatatatatatatatatatatatatatatattttatacaaatgatGAGTTGAAACAAGAGAGAGAATCGAACACAGGACCTGGTGCATGTGTGAATTCTATTAACAACTTAAGCTACAATTACTTTATACCAACAACAAATAATTATGTAAAGATGtgtttaaaaaaactaataaaagtGCTTAATATATTACTCGTTGTGGTGTTCCTGCCATGGAAGCCGAAGTCCGGTAAAAGGCGACCAGCGATGCATTTGTGGTGGTGTCGGAGACGTCGATGGAAGGCAAGAAGGTGTCACAGAGGGCAGTGAGTGACTCCATTTCacgggaggagagagagtttgggtACAGCTGCCTCTCTCCTCCAAGAAAGAGCCTCTGTTTGTCAACACTATCAAGTTCATCAATAAGTATTGCATGTTCTTGCCTTCCATTGATCTCCAGCGGGGAGAAGCTGCTAACATCTCTAGCACCATTTATTTGCTTCATAGTTTAAAGCAAAACAGTTTGtgacaaacaaagaaagagctTCAGCCTGCAGGTTgatttatataaaatggatgtgttgaaagtactaaaaatttcagaagcaaataaatgagagagagagagagagagagagagagagagagcatggAGGGGATGACAAACCGAATTTGTGGCAATCCGAAAAGATGATGAAGTAAGCAGAGCAAGCAAAGCCAAAAGGCATGTAACGCATAGCCAACCCTTCAATTAAGTCGCTGCATCTACCATACGCGACTATTAATTATTTAGGTTCctctttttgaatttgaagttaTCTCGAAAATAGTTAGGTACTTTCACTTGACTTGACACTTGGTCTCTATCGGTTTCAATGGCTTGGCTCTATTTGTTACTCCAAAACCGATCATGCATTGGACGTTCAAGTTTCAACGCCCCAACATCTTCCACATGTTTTCTAATACAACAGCCTcatcttatttttttagtctCCTTTTTCTGCTTcctgaaaattaaaatctcaACCTTTTAATTTTAGGGTGTTAGATACAAGTCCAAAAAGTTTTATCTTTATTAAGTGAAACTCatgtcttttttcttgttgattcTACACCCATTAGCTTTCGAGTTTCATATCTAATTTTTATTATCCGTTTTGCCAT
This genomic interval carries:
- the LOC18776412 gene encoding long-chain-alcohol oxidase FAO4A isoform X2, with amino-acid sequence MESLTALCDTFLPSIDVSDTTTNASLVAFYRTSASMAGTPQRVGGLISERMKHPKLWLMRLALWFLSTWIGSFILCGRASLSSQFPYFQSFPQMSQQKREEILLSWSLSYFYLLRMLFKSMKLLTLLVFFTQVNEKNENLSWKAIDYTGPDPDQRPNNEEQNACPHKEELFGPLNRGIINLDKPKDLVVDALSTFGIPASVLHSEKTVNCSSNPSLTIRCDAVVIGSGSGGGVVAGVLATAGYKVVVIEKGNYHARKNLTLLEGPAMDQMYLSGGLIATDDMGVFVLAGSTVGGGSAINWSASIRTPQHVIKEWCNDHELELFDSKLYQEALDVVCEKMGVQSQIQEEGFNNAILRKGCQELGYPVNNIPRNSPPNHYCGWCCFGCKDGRKGGTTETWLVDLVNSGNGAILTGCEAIKVLHKRKKGRRDRNTATGVAFEFEHGGGKEIGFVESKVTIVACGALCTPKLLKRSGLKNVNIGENLHLHPVAMAWGYFPDSQVFDGRPEREKKSYEGGIMTAMSTVVAEFNKSGYGAVIQTPALHPGMFSVVMPWVSGKDIKHRMSRFSRTAHVFALARDKGSGTVNAPPYSISYEMEALDENNLKIGLEKSLRILAAAGAEDIGTHHFKGKGLHVKKSNLDEFERFVKEESSRPLRELSSAICSAHQMGSCRMGVDSKQSVLNQMGETWEVEGLFVADTSVFPTALGVNPMVTVQAIAYCTSQSILQVLRRKKVEYKN
- the LOC18776412 gene encoding long-chain-alcohol oxidase FAO4A isoform X1 — protein: MESLTALCDTFLPSIDVSDTTTNASLVAFYRTSASMAGTPQRVGGLISERMKHPKLWLMRLALWFLSTWIGSFILCGRASLSSQFPYFQSFPQMSQQKREEILLSWSLSYFYLLRMLFKSMKLLTLLVFFTQVNEKNENLSWKAIDYTGPDPEFITKTKKFKASTTIGSQRPNNEEQNACPHKEELFGPLNRGIINLDKPKDLVVDALSTFGIPASVLHSEKTVNCSSNPSLTIRCDAVVIGSGSGGGVVAGVLATAGYKVVVIEKGNYHARKNLTLLEGPAMDQMYLSGGLIATDDMGVFVLAGSTVGGGSAINWSASIRTPQHVIKEWCNDHELELFDSKLYQEALDVVCEKMGVQSQIQEEGFNNAILRKGCQELGYPVNNIPRNSPPNHYCGWCCFGCKDGRKGGTTETWLVDLVNSGNGAILTGCEAIKVLHKRKKGRRDRNTATGVAFEFEHGGGKEIGFVESKVTIVACGALCTPKLLKRSGLKNVNIGENLHLHPVAMAWGYFPDSQVFDGRPEREKKSYEGGIMTAMSTVVAEFNKSGYGAVIQTPALHPGMFSVVMPWVSGKDIKHRMSRFSRTAHVFALARDKGSGTVNAPPYSISYEMEALDENNLKIGLEKSLRILAAAGAEDIGTHHFKGKGLHVKKSNLDEFERFVKEESSRPLRELSSAICSAHQMGSCRMGVDSKQSVLNQMGETWEVEGLFVADTSVFPTALGVNPMVTVQAIAYCTSQSILQVLRRKKVEYKN